The genomic interval GGCCATGCTGGCCGTGCACGCCCCGGACGCGTTGCGCCGAGCGGTGGCCACAGGTGACGAGAAAGCGCTCATCGCGGTGCCCGGCATCGGCAAGAAGGGCGCTCAGAAGCTGCTCCTGGAGCTCAAGGACCGGCTGGGCGAGCCGATCGGTGCCCCCGCGATCGGCGCTCCCGTCACCCAGGGCTGGCGCGACCAGCTGCACGCCGCCCTGATCGGCCTCGGGTACGCCACGCGCGAGGCCGACGAGGCCGTCACCGCCGTGACCCCGCAGGCAGAGGCGTCCGAGGGCACGCCTCAGGTCGGCCAGCTGCTGAAGGCCGCCCTGCAGACCTTGAACCGCGCCCGCTAGGAGAACGTCAGTGAACTGGGACGACACCACCGACGAGACCGCCGCCGAGCGGCTCGTCGGTGCGTCCGCCGACCGTGAGGACCAGGCCGTCGAGGCCGCCCTGCGCCCCAAGGACCTGGACGAGTTCATCGGCCAGGAGAAGGTCCGCGAACAGCTCGACCTGGTCCTGCGGGCCGCCCGCGCGCGAGGCGCCACCGCCGACCATGTGCTGCTCTCCGGTGCCCCCGGCCTCGGCAAGACCACCCTCTCGATGATCATCGCGGCCGAGATGGGCGCTCCCATCCGCATCACCTCAGGCCCCGCCATCCAGCACGCCGGCGACCTCGCCGCGATCCTCTCCTCCCTCCAGGAGGGCGAGGTCCTCTTCCTCGACGAGATCCACCGCATGTCGCGGCCCGCCGAGGAGATGCTGTACATGGCGATGGAGGACTTCCGCGTCGACGTCATCGTCGGCAAGGGCCCCGGCGCCACCGCCATCCCGCTGGAGCTGCCCCCGTTCACCCTGGTCGGCGCCACCACGCGCGCCGGCCTGCTGCCGCCCCCGCTGCGCGACCGCTTCGGCTTCACCGCCCACATGGAGTTCTACGAGCCCGCCGAGCTGGAGCGTGTCATCCACCGCTCGGCCCACCTGCTCGACGTCGAGATCGGCTCCGAAGGCGCCGCCGAGATCGCGGGCCGCTCCCGCGGCACGCCCCGTATCGCCAACCGTCTGCTGCGCCGGGTCCGGGACTACGCCCAGGTCAAGGCCGACGGGATCATCACCCGCGACATCGCCGCGGCCGCGCTCAAGGTCTACGAGGTCGACGCCCGCGGCCTCGACCGGCTCGACCGCGGAGTCCTGGAGGCCCTGCTCAAGCTCTTCGGCGGCGGCCCGGTCGGCCTGTCCACGCTCGCGGTCGCGGTGGGGGAGGAGCGCGAGACCGTCGAAGAAGTGGCCGAGCCCTTCCTCGTACGGGAGGGCCTGCTCGCCCGCACTCCGCGCGGACGGGTCGCCACACCCGCCGCATGGGCACATCTCGGCCTCACCCCGCCCCGCTCGGCGTCCACAGGAAACGGACAACAGGACCTGTTCGGGACGTGATGCCTTTGTGACGGCGAAGCATTGGCCGGGTCCGGAACCCAGGTGCGATGCTGAGCGTTGTTCCCTGCGCGCGGACTCGCTTAGACTCCGCCGATGCCGCCTTTGTCGGCGGCAGATATACCCCCAACCATCAGGCCGCTCACTTCGCGGTCGCGTGAAGGAAGTACCGACCCGTGAGTCTCGTGACCCTCCTCCCGTTCATCGTGCTCATCGGGGCCATGTTCCTGATGACCCGCTCGGCCAAGAAGAAGCAGCAGCAGGCCGCGAGCATGCGGAACGACATGCAGCCCGGCAGCGGCGTCCGCACCATCGGGGGCATGTACGCCACGGTCAAGGAGGTCAACGAGGACACGGTCCTCCTCGACGCCGGTCCCGGCGTCGATCTTCTCTTCGCGAAGAACGCCATCGGTGCCGTCCTGACCGACGACGAGTACAACCGCATCGTGCACGGCATCGAGCACGACCTGAAGTCCGACTCCGACGTCGTCCCGGACGACGCCTCCTCCCTCACCGAGACCGACGAGTCCGCCGACGAAGCTGCCGCCGCCTCCGACGAGAAGTCCGTCGACCTCGGTAAGAAGGACACGGCCGGGGAGCCCGCCGACGACGCGCCCGCCAAGGCCGACGCGGGGACCGAGGCCGCCGAGGCGAAGTCGGACGACGAGCCGAAGAAGACCGACGGCGACTCCGACGCGAAGTAGTCGCACTCCGGGGCGCGCGGAACAGCTCCGCGCGCCCCGGACCTGCGCGGCTCGCACGGGATCCCGACACCAGTCATGGCCGCCCGCCCGCCGATCCGGCGCGAGAGCGGCCCGAGAGGGAGTACGAGAAGGTGGCAGCACCCAAAAGGGGCCGGAGCTCGAGTGCCCAGAGCAAGCCAGGGCGCACGCTGGCCCTGATCCTGATCGCCATCGTGGCGCTCACCGGTGGAATGTTCCTCTCCGGACACACCACCCCGCGTCTCGGCATCGACCTTGCCGGAGGCACCAGCATCACGCTGGAGGCCAAGGCCGAGCAGGGGTCCGCGATCAACAAGGCCAACATGAACACCGCGGTCGACATCATGAACCGCCGTGTCAACGGCCTGGGCGTCTCCGAGGCGGAGGTGCAGACCCAGGGTGATCGCAACATCATCGTGAACATCCCCAAGGGCACCAACTCCAAGGAGGCCCGCGACCAGGTCGGCACCACCGCGAAGCTGTACTTCCGTCCGGTCCTCGCGCAGGATGCCACCGGCCCCGCCGCGGCCACCTCGCCGAGCCCGTCCGCCAGCGGCTCCTCGAATGCCTCGCCGAGCCCCTCCGCGAGCAAGTCCGGCACCGGCGAGAAGGCGACCTCGTCGTCCTCCCCGTCGGCCTCCGCCACCTCGCAGGGCCGCGCCGTCACCGACGCGCTGAAGGCCGACGCCACCCCGTCGGCGTCCGCCGGCGCGTCGAGTTCCGCGTCCCCGTCGGCCCCCGCGAGCACCGCTCCGTCCGCCGCCCAGGCCAAGCTCCAGGCCCAGTACACCGCCCTGGACTGCTCGAAGAAGGCGCAGCGCACCAAGGCGGGCGAGGGCGCCAAGCCGGGCGACACCACCGTGGGCTGCGGCGAGTACTCCGGCGTCTGGTACAAGTACCTGCTCGGCCCGGCCGCCGTCGCCGGCACCGAGGTCAAGAAGGCCCAGGCGGTCTTCGACACCCAGAACGCCGCCGGCTGGCAGGTCACCATGACCTTCAACAG from Streptomyces sp. CC0208 carries:
- the ruvA gene encoding Holliday junction branch migration protein RuvA, with protein sequence MIAFVSGTIAALAPDTAVVEVGGVGMAVQCTPNTLSTLRLGQPAKLATSLVVREDSLTLYGFVDDDERQIFELLQTASGVGPRLAQAMLAVHAPDALRRAVATGDEKALIAVPGIGKKGAQKLLLELKDRLGEPIGAPAIGAPVTQGWRDQLHAALIGLGYATREADEAVTAVTPQAEASEGTPQVGQLLKAALQTLNRAR
- the ruvB gene encoding Holliday junction branch migration DNA helicase RuvB encodes the protein MNWDDTTDETAAERLVGASADREDQAVEAALRPKDLDEFIGQEKVREQLDLVLRAARARGATADHVLLSGAPGLGKTTLSMIIAAEMGAPIRITSGPAIQHAGDLAAILSSLQEGEVLFLDEIHRMSRPAEEMLYMAMEDFRVDVIVGKGPGATAIPLELPPFTLVGATTRAGLLPPPLRDRFGFTAHMEFYEPAELERVIHRSAHLLDVEIGSEGAAEIAGRSRGTPRIANRLLRRVRDYAQVKADGIITRDIAAAALKVYEVDARGLDRLDRGVLEALLKLFGGGPVGLSTLAVAVGEERETVEEVAEPFLVREGLLARTPRGRVATPAAWAHLGLTPPRSASTGNGQQDLFGT
- the yajC gene encoding preprotein translocase subunit YajC, which encodes MSLVTLLPFIVLIGAMFLMTRSAKKKQQQAASMRNDMQPGSGVRTIGGMYATVKEVNEDTVLLDAGPGVDLLFAKNAIGAVLTDDEYNRIVHGIEHDLKSDSDVVPDDASSLTETDESADEAAAASDEKSVDLGKKDTAGEPADDAPAKADAGTEAAEAKSDDEPKKTDGDSDAK
- the secD gene encoding protein translocase subunit SecD, producing the protein MAAPKRGRSSSAQSKPGRTLALILIAIVALTGGMFLSGHTTPRLGIDLAGGTSITLEAKAEQGSAINKANMNTAVDIMNRRVNGLGVSEAEVQTQGDRNIIVNIPKGTNSKEARDQVGTTAKLYFRPVLAQDATGPAAATSPSPSASGSSNASPSPSASKSGTGEKATSSSSPSASATSQGRAVTDALKADATPSASAGASSSASPSAPASTAPSAAQAKLQAQYTALDCSKKAQRTKAGEGAKPGDTTVGCGEYSGVWYKYLLGPAAVAGTEVKKAQAVFDTQNAAGWQVTMTFNSKGAKKFADITGQLAKNTQPQNEFGIVLDGQVVSSPTVSSSITGGSAQISGSFTQDEAQNLANMLSYGALPLSFKEQSVTTVTAALGGDQLHAGLLAGAIGLFLVVIYLVAYYRGLSLVAMASLLVSGILTYVLMALLGPAIGFALNLPAVCGAIVAIGITADSFIVYFERIRDEIREGRSLRPAVERAWPRARRTILVSDFVSFLAAAVLFIVTVGKVQGFAFTLGLTTVLDVVVVFFFTKPLMTLLARRKFFASGSKWSGLDPKSLGAKPPLRRTRRPAPAHTKEA